A single Stigmatopora argus isolate UIUO_Sarg chromosome 7, RoL_Sarg_1.0, whole genome shotgun sequence DNA region contains:
- the pcdh18a gene encoding protocadherin-18a isoform X2: MTVLLKITMWGLFIVFILSTPQVSGKTLRYQIYEEQKVGTVIARLKDDVADVLAKLPSSVSLRFRAMQRGSSSFLTVREQDGEISIKSRIDREKLCENNLNCSIQFDVLTLPTEHLQLFHVEVEVLDINDNVPQFARAVIPIEISESASVGARIPLDSATDPDVGENSLYSYDLEPNSFFKIDIQSRTDGAKYAELVVLRELDREVRSHYELKYTAFDRGVISRTGTTLLKINIADSNDNSPVFDKSSYVINLPENAPVGTLIIDLNATDADDGTNAKIVYSFSSHVPPKIMETFKINPDSGRLTLISRVDYEGASAYDIDVQAQDMGPNSMPAHCKILVKVVDVNDNKPDISINIMSSQGNGDAAYVSEAAPLDTFVALVRVEDLDSGVNGEVECKLHGQGYFKLQKTYENNYMILTNVSLDREKRSEFSLTVVAEDRGIPSLSTIKHFTVHVTDENDNPPHFEKGMFEIFKSENNAPGAYLTSIIATDPDLDINGQVTYSILESLIQGSSISTYVTIDPSNGAIYALRTFDREDASRITFNVQAKDAGKPPLFSNATIVLNILDENDNPPVIMVPQLWNLSADVPVSKFTEAGHLVTLVRATDRDTGINSELICSIVSGNEEGFFIIDPRTCEIHANSSLENFPSEHAELTVVVRDQGRESLSAKAVLRINLYENMENHVQVMDQGESPLDASLIIIISLGAICALLLVIMVVFAAHCNREKKETRQSYNCRVAESTHQHHPRKPSRQIHKGDITLVPTVNGTLPIRSHHRSPSATPPMDRAQMGSRQNHQSRQSLNSLVTISSNHIPESFALELAHTTPQVEGQYQPRPSFRGNKYSRSYRYALQDMDKFSLKDSGRGDSEAGDSDCEMGRESPVDRLLLGEGFSDLIHLEMHPRLHPAMRLCTDECRVLGHSDQCWMPPHSSPTSSSDYRNNMYIPGEESSQQPPTDDDQSSEESEQLKSFSTFGKEHGSEESGLVRVAAAGGSNICPPTGAAGSLLTEMNSVFQRLLPANMDSYSECTETSPTSSSSIAEKGGGRGVTIAGNHSNSAVPQDSRRGLLPGGKGPTYPPGVAAWAANTHYLNPGSASVGNSHVPPTPPSSTTSTNGQPPHLKWLPAMEEIPENYEEDDFDGAFYQGHQSGKRGENRQEPGMDASELAHEINKLLQDVRQN, encoded by the exons ATGACGGTACTTTTGAAAATAACAATGTGGGGATTATTCATCGTGTTCATACTGTCAACGCCTCAAGTTTCCGGTAAGACCCTACGATATCAGATTTATGAGGAACAGAAGGTTGGCACGGTTATTGCTCGTTTAAAAGACGATGTCGCCGATGTTTTGGCTAAACTTCCAAGCTCGGTGTCGCTGCGCTTTCGGGCCATGCAAAGAGGGAGTTCCTCCTTTCTGACGGTGCGCGAACAAGACGGAGAAATAAGCATCAAGTCGAGAATTGATCGAGAAAAACTTTGTGAAAATAATCTCAACTGCTCCATTCAATTCGACGTGCTCACTTTGCCCACGGAACACCTGCAGCTTTTCCATGTCGAGGTGGAAGTGCTGGATATCAACGACAACGTTCCACAGTTCGCCCGTGCAGTAATCCCCATTGAAATTTCCGAGAGCGCGTCTGTGGGAGCGCGCATCCCCCTGGACAGTGCCACGGATCCAGACGTGGGCGAAAACTCCTTGTACAGCTATGACTTGGAGCccaacagtttttttaaaattgacataCAGTCCAGAACTGACGGGGCGAAATATGCCGAGCTTGTGGTACTCCGAGAGTTGGATCGGGAGGTGCGCTCTCATTATGAACTTAAGTACACAGCCTTTGATAGAGGGGTTATATCCCGAACCGGGACCACCCTGCTTAAAATCAACATCGCAGACTCAAATGACAACAGTCCGGTCTTTGACAAGTCATCGTATGTGATAAATCTACCCGAAAACGCACCTGTTGGAACACTGATAATTGACTTGAACGCCACTGACGCGGATGATGGGACGAACGCCAAAATTGTCTATTCCTTCAGCAGTCACGTGCCCCCCAAAATCATGGAGACGTTCAAAATTAATCCTGACAGTGGGCGTCTAACCCTAATATCTCGCGTTGACTACGAGGGAGCTAGCGCCTATGACATTGATGTGCAAGCACAGGATATGGGTCCAAACTCAATGCCAGCTCACTGCAAGATACTGGTCAAGGTGGTGGATGTAAATGACAACAAACCGGACATAAGCATAAATATAATGTCCTCACAGGGAAATGGGGATGCTGCATATGTATCAGAGGCTGCACCCCTGGACACATTCGTAGCTTTAGTGAGGGTGGAGGACTTGGATTCTGGTGTGAATGGAGAGGTGGAGTGCAAGCTTCATGGTCAAGGTTATTTTAAACTACAGAAAACATATGAGAACAACTACATGATTCTGACTAATGTGTCTCTGGACCGAGAAAAGAGATCAGAGTTCAGTTTAACGGTGGTGGCAGAAGACAGAGGGATCCCAAGCCTCTCTACAATCAAGCACTTCACTGTGCATGTAACCGATGAAAATGACAATCCACCACATTTTGAGAAGGGAATGTTTGAGATCTTTAAATCTGAGAACAATGCCCCAGGAGCATATTTGACCTCCATTATAGCAACAGACCCAGATCTGGATATCAATGGACAGGTAACCTACTCCATTCTAGAGAGTTTAATTCAAGGGAGCTCCATTTCCACTTACGTCACCATTGACCCATCTAACGGTGCAATCTATGCACTTCGCACGTTTGATAGGGAGGATGCAAGTCGCATCACCTTTAATGTGCAAGCCAAGGATGCTGGAAAGCCCCCACTGTTTAGCAATGCCACCATTGTTCTAAACATCCTGGATGAAAATGACAATCCACCCGTGATTATGGTCCCCCAGCTGTGGAATTTAAGTGCCGATGTCCCCGTTTCAAAGTTCACTGAAGCCGGACATCTTGTAACGCTGGTCAGGGCAACCGACCGTGATACAGGGATCAATTCTGAACTCATTTGCTCCATTGTCAGTGGCAATGAAGAAGGCTTCTTTATAATTGATCCAAGGACATGTGAAATTCATGCCAACAGCAGTTTAGAGAACTTCCCTTCTGAGCATGCTGAGCTAACTGTTGTGGTAAGAGACCAGGGAAGAGAAAGCCTCAGTGCCAAAGCAGTTCTGAGGATCAATCTCTACGAGAATATGGAGAACCATGTCCAAGTGATGGACCAAGGGGAGTCTCCACTTGATGCATCACTGATAATCATCATTTCCCTGGGGGCCATATGCGCTTTGCTGCTGGTTATTATGGTCGTATTTGCCGCTCACTGCAACAGGGAGAAGAAGGAAACTAGGCAATCTTACAACTGCCGGGTGGCAGAGTCCACCCACCAGCACCACCCCAGGAAGCCCTCACGGCAGATCCACAAGGGAGACATCACCCTAGTTCCCACTGTAAATGGTACCTTGCCAATTAGATCCCATCACCGTTCTCCTTCAGCTACACCACCCATGGACCGAGCCCAGATGGGGAGCAGGCAAAATCACCAGAGTCGCCAATCCCTTAACAGTCTGGTGACCATCTCATCCAATCACATTCCTGAGAGCTTCGCCCTGGAACTGGCACATACAACTCCACAGGTGGAG GGCCAGTACCAACCCAGACCCAGTTTCCGTGGCAACAAATACTCTCGCAGCTACAG GTATGCATTACAAGACATGGACAAGTTCAGCCTGAAGGACAGTGGACGTGGGGACAGCGAAGCGGGGGACAGTGATTGTGAAATGGGGAGAGAATCCCCTGTGGACAGGTTACTGCTCGGGGAAGGCTTTTCTGACCTCATACATCTTGAAATGCACCCCCGTCTCCATCCAG CAATGAGACTATGCACAGATGAATGTCGGGTCCTGGGACACTCTGACCAGTGCTGGATGCCCCCCCATTCCTCCCCCACATCTTCCTCAGACTACCGCAACAACATGTATATCCCAGGGGAAGAGTCTTCCCAGCAACCACCAACTGATGATGACCAGTCCTCAGAGGAGTCAGAACAGCTCAAGAGTTTCTCCACTTTTGGCAAAGAGCATGGGAGTGAGGAGTCAGGGTTGGTAAGAGTTGCTGCTGCAGGGGGAAGTAACATTTGCCCACCTACAGGAGCAGCTGGCTCTCTACTTACTGAGATGAACAGTGTATTCCAGCGGCTTCTACCCGCTAATATGGACTCATACAGTGAGTGCACTGAAACAAGCCCAACCTCATCCTCGTCAATTGCCGAGAAAGGGGGTGGACGCGGTGTCACCATTGCTGGTAACCATAGCAACAGTGCTGTTCCTCAGGATAGTCGTCGAGGCTTGTTACCCGGTGGAAAGGGCCCCACTTACCCACCAGGTGTGGCCGCGTGGGCTGCCAATACTCACTATTTAAATCCGGGAAGTGCATCTGTAGGGAACAGCCACGTTCCTCCCACCCCTCCCTCGTCGACCACCTCCACCAATGGACAGCCCCCACATCTCAAATGGCTCCCTGCCATGGAAGAGATTCCGGAAAACTATGAAGAAGATGACTTTGATGGTGCCTTCTATCAGGGTCACCAGAGTGGCAAACGTGGTGAGAACCGGCAGGAGCCAGGCATGGATGCGAGCGAGCTTGCCCACGAGATAAACAAACTACTACAGGACGTCAGGCAGAACTAA
- the pcdh18a gene encoding protocadherin-18a isoform X1, with protein MTVLLKITMWGLFIVFILSTPQVSGKTLRYQIYEEQKVGTVIARLKDDVADVLAKLPSSVSLRFRAMQRGSSSFLTVREQDGEISIKSRIDREKLCENNLNCSIQFDVLTLPTEHLQLFHVEVEVLDINDNVPQFARAVIPIEISESASVGARIPLDSATDPDVGENSLYSYDLEPNSFFKIDIQSRTDGAKYAELVVLRELDREVRSHYELKYTAFDRGVISRTGTTLLKINIADSNDNSPVFDKSSYVINLPENAPVGTLIIDLNATDADDGTNAKIVYSFSSHVPPKIMETFKINPDSGRLTLISRVDYEGASAYDIDVQAQDMGPNSMPAHCKILVKVVDVNDNKPDISINIMSSQGNGDAAYVSEAAPLDTFVALVRVEDLDSGVNGEVECKLHGQGYFKLQKTYENNYMILTNVSLDREKRSEFSLTVVAEDRGIPSLSTIKHFTVHVTDENDNPPHFEKGMFEIFKSENNAPGAYLTSIIATDPDLDINGQVTYSILESLIQGSSISTYVTIDPSNGAIYALRTFDREDASRITFNVQAKDAGKPPLFSNATIVLNILDENDNPPVIMVPQLWNLSADVPVSKFTEAGHLVTLVRATDRDTGINSELICSIVSGNEEGFFIIDPRTCEIHANSSLENFPSEHAELTVVVRDQGRESLSAKAVLRINLYENMENHVQVMDQGESPLDASLIIIISLGAICALLLVIMVVFAAHCNREKKETRQSYNCRVAESTHQHHPRKPSRQIHKGDITLVPTVNGTLPIRSHHRSPSATPPMDRAQMGSRQNHQSRQSLNSLVTISSNHIPESFALELAHTTPQVEQVSQLLSMLHQGQYQPRPSFRGNKYSRSYRYALQDMDKFSLKDSGRGDSEAGDSDCEMGRESPVDRLLLGEGFSDLIHLEMHPRLHPAMRLCTDECRVLGHSDQCWMPPHSSPTSSSDYRNNMYIPGEESSQQPPTDDDQSSEESEQLKSFSTFGKEHGSEESGLVRVAAAGGSNICPPTGAAGSLLTEMNSVFQRLLPANMDSYSECTETSPTSSSSIAEKGGGRGVTIAGNHSNSAVPQDSRRGLLPGGKGPTYPPGVAAWAANTHYLNPGSASVGNSHVPPTPPSSTTSTNGQPPHLKWLPAMEEIPENYEEDDFDGAFYQGHQSGKRGENRQEPGMDASELAHEINKLLQDVRQN; from the exons ATGACGGTACTTTTGAAAATAACAATGTGGGGATTATTCATCGTGTTCATACTGTCAACGCCTCAAGTTTCCGGTAAGACCCTACGATATCAGATTTATGAGGAACAGAAGGTTGGCACGGTTATTGCTCGTTTAAAAGACGATGTCGCCGATGTTTTGGCTAAACTTCCAAGCTCGGTGTCGCTGCGCTTTCGGGCCATGCAAAGAGGGAGTTCCTCCTTTCTGACGGTGCGCGAACAAGACGGAGAAATAAGCATCAAGTCGAGAATTGATCGAGAAAAACTTTGTGAAAATAATCTCAACTGCTCCATTCAATTCGACGTGCTCACTTTGCCCACGGAACACCTGCAGCTTTTCCATGTCGAGGTGGAAGTGCTGGATATCAACGACAACGTTCCACAGTTCGCCCGTGCAGTAATCCCCATTGAAATTTCCGAGAGCGCGTCTGTGGGAGCGCGCATCCCCCTGGACAGTGCCACGGATCCAGACGTGGGCGAAAACTCCTTGTACAGCTATGACTTGGAGCccaacagtttttttaaaattgacataCAGTCCAGAACTGACGGGGCGAAATATGCCGAGCTTGTGGTACTCCGAGAGTTGGATCGGGAGGTGCGCTCTCATTATGAACTTAAGTACACAGCCTTTGATAGAGGGGTTATATCCCGAACCGGGACCACCCTGCTTAAAATCAACATCGCAGACTCAAATGACAACAGTCCGGTCTTTGACAAGTCATCGTATGTGATAAATCTACCCGAAAACGCACCTGTTGGAACACTGATAATTGACTTGAACGCCACTGACGCGGATGATGGGACGAACGCCAAAATTGTCTATTCCTTCAGCAGTCACGTGCCCCCCAAAATCATGGAGACGTTCAAAATTAATCCTGACAGTGGGCGTCTAACCCTAATATCTCGCGTTGACTACGAGGGAGCTAGCGCCTATGACATTGATGTGCAAGCACAGGATATGGGTCCAAACTCAATGCCAGCTCACTGCAAGATACTGGTCAAGGTGGTGGATGTAAATGACAACAAACCGGACATAAGCATAAATATAATGTCCTCACAGGGAAATGGGGATGCTGCATATGTATCAGAGGCTGCACCCCTGGACACATTCGTAGCTTTAGTGAGGGTGGAGGACTTGGATTCTGGTGTGAATGGAGAGGTGGAGTGCAAGCTTCATGGTCAAGGTTATTTTAAACTACAGAAAACATATGAGAACAACTACATGATTCTGACTAATGTGTCTCTGGACCGAGAAAAGAGATCAGAGTTCAGTTTAACGGTGGTGGCAGAAGACAGAGGGATCCCAAGCCTCTCTACAATCAAGCACTTCACTGTGCATGTAACCGATGAAAATGACAATCCACCACATTTTGAGAAGGGAATGTTTGAGATCTTTAAATCTGAGAACAATGCCCCAGGAGCATATTTGACCTCCATTATAGCAACAGACCCAGATCTGGATATCAATGGACAGGTAACCTACTCCATTCTAGAGAGTTTAATTCAAGGGAGCTCCATTTCCACTTACGTCACCATTGACCCATCTAACGGTGCAATCTATGCACTTCGCACGTTTGATAGGGAGGATGCAAGTCGCATCACCTTTAATGTGCAAGCCAAGGATGCTGGAAAGCCCCCACTGTTTAGCAATGCCACCATTGTTCTAAACATCCTGGATGAAAATGACAATCCACCCGTGATTATGGTCCCCCAGCTGTGGAATTTAAGTGCCGATGTCCCCGTTTCAAAGTTCACTGAAGCCGGACATCTTGTAACGCTGGTCAGGGCAACCGACCGTGATACAGGGATCAATTCTGAACTCATTTGCTCCATTGTCAGTGGCAATGAAGAAGGCTTCTTTATAATTGATCCAAGGACATGTGAAATTCATGCCAACAGCAGTTTAGAGAACTTCCCTTCTGAGCATGCTGAGCTAACTGTTGTGGTAAGAGACCAGGGAAGAGAAAGCCTCAGTGCCAAAGCAGTTCTGAGGATCAATCTCTACGAGAATATGGAGAACCATGTCCAAGTGATGGACCAAGGGGAGTCTCCACTTGATGCATCACTGATAATCATCATTTCCCTGGGGGCCATATGCGCTTTGCTGCTGGTTATTATGGTCGTATTTGCCGCTCACTGCAACAGGGAGAAGAAGGAAACTAGGCAATCTTACAACTGCCGGGTGGCAGAGTCCACCCACCAGCACCACCCCAGGAAGCCCTCACGGCAGATCCACAAGGGAGACATCACCCTAGTTCCCACTGTAAATGGTACCTTGCCAATTAGATCCCATCACCGTTCTCCTTCAGCTACACCACCCATGGACCGAGCCCAGATGGGGAGCAGGCAAAATCACCAGAGTCGCCAATCCCTTAACAGTCTGGTGACCATCTCATCCAATCACATTCCTGAGAGCTTCGCCCTGGAACTGGCACATACAACTCCACAGGTGGAG CAAGTCTCACAGCTTCTGTCCATGCTCCATCAGGGCCAGTACCAACCCAGACCCAGTTTCCGTGGCAACAAATACTCTCGCAGCTACAG GTATGCATTACAAGACATGGACAAGTTCAGCCTGAAGGACAGTGGACGTGGGGACAGCGAAGCGGGGGACAGTGATTGTGAAATGGGGAGAGAATCCCCTGTGGACAGGTTACTGCTCGGGGAAGGCTTTTCTGACCTCATACATCTTGAAATGCACCCCCGTCTCCATCCAG CAATGAGACTATGCACAGATGAATGTCGGGTCCTGGGACACTCTGACCAGTGCTGGATGCCCCCCCATTCCTCCCCCACATCTTCCTCAGACTACCGCAACAACATGTATATCCCAGGGGAAGAGTCTTCCCAGCAACCACCAACTGATGATGACCAGTCCTCAGAGGAGTCAGAACAGCTCAAGAGTTTCTCCACTTTTGGCAAAGAGCATGGGAGTGAGGAGTCAGGGTTGGTAAGAGTTGCTGCTGCAGGGGGAAGTAACATTTGCCCACCTACAGGAGCAGCTGGCTCTCTACTTACTGAGATGAACAGTGTATTCCAGCGGCTTCTACCCGCTAATATGGACTCATACAGTGAGTGCACTGAAACAAGCCCAACCTCATCCTCGTCAATTGCCGAGAAAGGGGGTGGACGCGGTGTCACCATTGCTGGTAACCATAGCAACAGTGCTGTTCCTCAGGATAGTCGTCGAGGCTTGTTACCCGGTGGAAAGGGCCCCACTTACCCACCAGGTGTGGCCGCGTGGGCTGCCAATACTCACTATTTAAATCCGGGAAGTGCATCTGTAGGGAACAGCCACGTTCCTCCCACCCCTCCCTCGTCGACCACCTCCACCAATGGACAGCCCCCACATCTCAAATGGCTCCCTGCCATGGAAGAGATTCCGGAAAACTATGAAGAAGATGACTTTGATGGTGCCTTCTATCAGGGTCACCAGAGTGGCAAACGTGGTGAGAACCGGCAGGAGCCAGGCATGGATGCGAGCGAGCTTGCCCACGAGATAAACAAACTACTACAGGACGTCAGGCAGAACTAA